In Bufo gargarizans isolate SCDJY-AF-19 chromosome 5, ASM1485885v1, whole genome shotgun sequence, the following are encoded in one genomic region:
- the UBA5 gene encoding ubiquitin-like modifier-activating enzyme 5 isoform X3 gives MNRLFFQPHQAGLSKVEAAEHTLRNINPDVQFEVHNYNITTIDNFQHFMDRISKGGLQEGEPVDLVLSCVDNFEARMAINTACNELGQIWMESGVSENAVSGHIQLIKPGETACFACAPPLVVAANIDEKTLKREGVCAASLPTTMGVVAGILVQNVLKYLLHFGTVSYYLGYNAMQDFFPTMALKPNPSCDDKYCRQQQEAYKLREASEPKPEVVTVEESPVVHEDNEWGIELVSEISEEELKEASGPVPELPEGITVAYTIPITKPTSGTTVEDTDQSLEDLMAQMKKM, from the exons ATGAACAGACTCTTCTTCCAGCCACATCAGGCTGGGCTTAGCAAAGTGGAGGCAGCTGAGCACACACTGAG GAATATAAATCCTGACGTCCAGTTTGAAGTTCATAACTATAACATCACAACCATAGACAACTTTCAGCACTTCATGGATAGAATAAG CAAAGGGGGATTACAAGAAGGAGAACCAGTAGACCTTGTACTTAGCTGTGTCGACAACTTTGAAGCACGCATGGCAATTAACACT GCTTGCAATGAACTTGGACAGATCTGGATGGAGTCTGGAGTCAGTGAGAATGCAGTGTCTGGACACATTCAGCTTATTAAACCTGGGGAAACAGCCTGCTTTGCG TGTGCACCACCTCTAGTGGTCGCAGCAAACATTGATGAAAAGACATTGAAACGAGAAGGCGTTTGTGCTGCCAGTCTTCCCACCACCATGGGAGTTGTAGCAGGAATACTTGTACAGAACGTACTCAA ATATCTGTTACATTTTGGCACGGTCAGTTATTATCTAGGATACAATGCAATGCAGGATTTTTTCCCTACAATGGCTTTGAAGCCCAACCCATCATGTGATGATAAATATTGCAGACAACAACAGGAGGCATACAAG ctccgaGAGGCTTCAGAACCAAAGCCTGAGGTGGTAACTGTAGAAGAATCACCAGTTGTGCACGAGGACAATGAATGGG GCATTGAACTGGTGTCTGAGATTTCTGAAGAAGAGTTAAAAGAGGCTTCTGGACCAGTCCCTGAGCTGCCAGAGGGGATTACTGTGGCATATACAATTCCTATAACG AAACCCACATCAGGCACTACAGTGGAGGACACAGATCAGAGTCTGGAGGATCTCATGGCACAAATGAAAAAGATGTAG